Proteins found in one Anopheles aquasalis chromosome 3, idAnoAquaMG_Q_19, whole genome shotgun sequence genomic segment:
- the LOC126576290 gene encoding uncharacterized protein LOC126576290 codes for MKKIRRWLLLFAVIIALMVRVDGLKATSLIFGRGPATTSTTTTTTTSTTTTAATSTTEESAEAEDEVADQGEDGATKAPLTGIPQVDYVWDPNLPRELRGFNLSNYPFLDSVPTEEDIGFTCDPKLHDGFYASIKYNCQLYHHCINGIRYDFLCANYTAFDQKTFICHFASEVDCKNSPKYWFRNEPLYKATTTTTVKPPPTTSTTPSPTTVASRPKPLRKPVRRRRPQVDYYYYDEEYEDDYYEERNRRRKNRPRNRRPIYEDDYEEEDRFERPAARPVDRYRERDRDRIEEDDEYEERRPIDRRPMKTRNRNQERRPVPVDDDRRGYYGGGGAAEERRRRPATMADERRRPPVDLEDEKPSRPMSERRRVPAPDRDVIRRPLTNDRRSFGAEGERKPAKRPIYDDEVDEEYDSVAPAYGGSGRRGGGGAGSDRGRQQQQQQNDNVVTVKPAGGSIYGRPRAAPRINRPVPLNEKSKYAYGGGSESGAKGYSPKSSTTAAPPDPEYYDEYDEVVQEQPQPGRRDTVADKPRKPAVASSDYSDAESPVAVSVSQRKPPRPSASSDVVYYDDVIVAKEDLPFRPVPGNVRKPEQTERINSRDNSELATGYNRYQANGEPKGRGSTKHQQGKTTITTTTTTTSTVGSVSRVEDESGVDSGEGELDDEYVPAVRPSVLPARPAAANLYANFKNKKQQLQQQQQQQQQQPQAPAASAEPAPRQPLRSTKRPFLPSRGGNPYLARGLQPVGVAKQPLAKPSETEKPAPFRIDLDSTTSAPQPQGSGKRNQQQQQQQQQQQQTRESAPPQQPQQEVVNVKTLDELYDDEFDVTLNDALNPTLKPLTRSAPAPTNYFRNRYVHQPDQSEFVPFEPAYAPSEFRRSAAIRPPPAAILYHSHGGETGGLQRQRYETYGTYQY; via the exons GTCGCGGACCAGGGTGAGGATGGAGCGACGAAGGCACCGCTCACCGGCATACCGCAGGTCGATTACGTCTGGGATCCGAACTTGCCGCGTGAGCTGCGAGG GTTCAATCTGTCCAACTATCCCTTCCTGGACTCGGTTCCGACGGAGGAGGACATCGGGTTCACCTGCGATCCGAAGCTGCACGATGGATTCTACGCTTCGATCAAGTACAACTGTCAG CTCTACCATCACTGCATCAACGGAATCCGGTACGATTTCCTGTGCGCCAACTATACCGCCTTCGATCAGAAGACTTTCATCTGCCATTTCGCGTCCGAGGTTGACTGCAAGAACTCACCCAAGTACTGGTTCCGCAACGAGCCACTGTACAAagcgaccacaacgacgacagtgaagccaccaccaacgacctCAACAACTCCTTCACCAACCACGGTCGCCTCTCGGCCAAAACCTCTCCGTAAACCGGTCAGAAGGAGGCGTCCACAGGTGGATTATTATTACTACGACGAAGAGTACGAGGATGATTACTACGAGGAGCGTAATCGACGCAGGAAGAACCGTCCGAGGAATCGGCGACCGATCTATGAGGATGATTACGAGGAAGAGGATCGATTTGAGCGACCAGCAGCGCGTCCGGTCGATCGTTACCGGGAGCGTGACCGAGATCGGatcgaggaggatgatgagtaCGAGGAACGTCGACCGATTGACCGTCGGCCAATGAAGACACGTAACCGGAACCAGGAGCGTCGTCCTGTgccagttgatgatgatcgtcgagGGTattacggtggtggtggtgctgcggaaGAGCGACGCCGTCGTCCAGCGACGATGGCTGATGAGCGCaggcggccaccggtggatttggaagatgaaaaacCATCGAGACCGATGAGTGAACGGCGCCGTGTACCAGCACCAGATCGTGACGTCATTCGGCGACCATTGacgaacgatcggcgatcgTTCGGTGCCGAGGGTGAGCGAAAGCCAGCCAAGCGTCCCATCTACGATGACGAGGTGGACGAAGAGTACGATTCGGTAGCACCGGCGTATGGTGGCAGTGgacgtcgtggtggtggtggtgctggttcggATCGAGGacgccaacagcaacagcagcagaacgataACGTTGTCACAGTGAAACCAGCCGGTGGCAGTATCTATGGTCGACCACGTGCCGCTCCTCGCATCAACCGGCCCGTCCCGTTGAACGAAAAGAGCAAGTacgcgtacggtggtggttccgagTCCGGTGCCAAAGGATACTCACCGAAATCCTCGACCACAGCGGCACCACCCGATCCGGAGTACTACGATGAGTACGATGAGGTAGTGCAGGAGCAACCACAACCTGGCCGTCGTGATACGGTCGCCGATAAACCGAGAAAACcagcggtggccagcagcgacTACAGTGACGCCGAATCGCCGGTGGCCGTCAGTGTCAGTCAACGGAAGCCACCGCGCCCGAGCGCTTCGTCCGACGTCGTGTACTACGACGATGTGATCGTGGCGAAGGAGGACCTCCCGTTCCGGCCGGTGCCGGGAAACGTGCGGAAGCCGGAGCAAACCGAGCGTATCAACAGCCGGGACAATTCCGAGCTGGCGACCGGCTACAATCGGTACCAGGCCAACGGCGAGCCCAAGGGACGAGGATCAACCAAGCATCAGCAGGGGAaaacgacgatcacgacgaccacgacgacgaccagtaCCGTCGGCTCGGTGAGTCGCGTTGAGGACGAGTCCGGGGTGGACTCTGGGGAAGGAGAGCTGGACGATGAGTATGTGCCAGCGGTGCGTCCGTCGGTGCTGCCAGCACGCCCTGCCGCAGCCAATCTGTATGCAAACTTTAAGAACAAGAAgcaacaactgcagcagcaacagcaacagcaacagcaacagccacaagCTCCGGCTGCTTCGGCTGAACCTGCACCAAGGCAACCACTGCGTTCGACCAAGAGACCGTTCTTGCCGAGCCGTGGAGGCAATCCTTATCTGGCACGCGGCCTACAACCGGTCGGTGTGGCAAAGCAACCGCTGGCGAAACcctcggaaacggaaaaaccaGCTCCGTTCCGTATCGATCTGGACAGTACGACCAgcgcaccacaaccacaggGATCTGGAAAGcgaaatcagcagcagcagcagcagcagcagcagcagcagcagacgagagAATCAGCTCCACCACAACAGCCGCAACAGGAGGTGGTGAACGTGAAGACGCTCGATGAGCTGTACGATGATGAGTTCGATGTGACGCTAAATGATGCGCTCAATCCGACACTGAAACCGTTGACACGGTCTGCACCGGCACCAACGAACTATTTCCGCAACCGTTACGTTCACCAGCCGGATCAGTCGGAGTTTGTGCCGTTCGAGCCGGCCTACGCACCGTCCGAGTTCCGTCGATCGGCTGCCATAcgtccaccaccggctgccatCCTTTATCACTCGCACGGTGGTGAGACGGGTGGTttgcagcggcagcggtacGAAACGTACGGTACCTACCAGTACTGA